The Anastrepha ludens isolate Willacy chromosome 2, idAnaLude1.1, whole genome shotgun sequence genome contains a region encoding:
- the LOC128855413 gene encoding 116 kDa U5 small nuclear ribonucleoprotein component, whose amino-acid sequence MDSDLYDEFGNYIGPELDSDEDDDQSIYGQQEPQDDQDDDAMDEEEEHQDDEDKEVTAVVLHEDKRYYPTAVEVYGPDVETIVQEEDAQPLDKPLIEPIKKLKFQIKEQELPETTYDMEFMADLMDTPPLIRNVALVGHLHHGKTTFVDCLIRQTHPQFEQAEERTLRYTDTLFTEQERGCSIKATPVTLVLQDVKQKSFLMNVFDTPGHVNFSDEVTAAMRMCDGIVLFVDAAEGVMLNTERLLKHAVQEKMAITVCINKIDRLVLELKLPPQDAYFKLKHIVEETNALLSTYGANDNLLVSPALGNVCFASSLYGFCFTLKSFAKLYADTYEGVNYVEFAKHLWGDMYFHSKSRKFTKKPPHNSAQRSFVEFILEPMYKVIAQVVGDVDTTLSDTLAELNVRITKEEMKSNIRPLLRLVCNRFMGDFNGFVDMCVEHIRSPLDNAKRKVDHIYTGPKEGNIYKDMMECNQNGTLMVHSAKMYPTDDCTFFQVMARVISGTLHAGQEVRVLGENYTLQDEEDSRVLQVGRLWVYEARYKVELNRVPAGNWVLIEGIDQCIVKTSTIVDINAPEDLFIFRPLKFNTQSIIKIAVEPVNPSELPKMLDGLRKANKSYPLLSTRVEESGEHVILGTGELYLDCVMHDLRKMYSEIDIKVADPVVAFCETVVETSSLKCFAETPNKKNKITMISEPLEKGLAEDIENEVVSINWNKKRLGEFFQVNYDWDLLAARSIWAFGPDTTGPNILVDDTLPSEVDKNLLTSVKDSIVQGFQWGTREGPLCEEPIRNVKFKILDAVIAGEALHRGGGQVIPTARRVAYSAFLMATPRLMEPYLFVEVQAPADCVSAVYTVLARRRGHVTQDAPVSGSPLYTIKAFIPAIDSFGFETDLRTHTQGQAFCLSVFHHWQIVPGDPLDKSIVIRPLEPQQASHLAREFMIKTRRRKGLSEDVSINKFFDDPMLLELARQDVLLNYPL is encoded by the exons ATGGATTCTGACTTATATGATGAATTCGGTAACTATATTGGTCCTGAATTAGATAGCGATGAAGATGATGACCAAAGTATCTACGGACAACAAGAGCCGCAGGATGATCAAGAT GATGATGCAATGGATGAGGAGGAGGAACATCAAGACGATGAAGACAAAGAAGTAACAGCGGTGGTGCTACATGAAGATAAACGTTACTACCCGACTGCGGTCGAAGTGTATGGGCCTGATGTAGAAACTATTGTACAAGAAGAAGATGCACAACCACTAGATAAGCCACTCATTGAACCCATTAAAAAgcttaaatttcaaataaaagagcAAGAATTGCCAGAAACCACTTACGATATGGAATTTATGGCAGATTTGATGGATACACCGCCTCTTATACGTAATGTGGCTCTAGTAGGTCATTTGCATCATGGAAAAACCACGTTTGTCGACTGCTTGATACGTCAGACACATCCACAATTCGAGCAGGCGGAAGAACGTACACTGCGCTACACGGATACACTTTTCACCGAACAGGAGCGCGGTTGTAGTATTAAAGCCACACCTGTTACGCTTGTGCTGCAGGATGTCAAACAAAAAAGCTTTCTGATGAACGTTTTCGATACGCCTGGTCATGTGAACTTCTCAGACGAAGTAACGGCTGCCATGCGCATGTGTGACGGTATTGTGCTATTTGTAGATGCGGCAGAAGGTGTAATGTTGAATACGGAACGTTTGCTGAAGCATGCGGTGCAAGAGAAAATGGCCATTACCGTTTGCATTAATAAG ATTGATCGCCTGGTCTTGGAGTTGAAACTTCCACCACAAGATGCTTATTTTAAACTGAAACATATTGTTGAGGAAACTAATGCCCTACTGAG CACTTATGGCGCGAATGACAATTTGCTAGTGTCTCCTGCCCTGGGTAACGTTTGTTTTGCAAGCTCACTATATGGTTTCTGCTTTACCTTGAAATCGTTCGCCAAACTGTATGCAGACACTTACGAGGGCGTTAACTACGTAGAGTTTGCCAAACATTTGTGGGGTGACATGTATTTCCACAGCAAATC TCGAAAATTCACGAAGAAACCACCGCACAACTCTGCTCAGCGCAGTTTCGTTGAATTTATTTTGGAACCTATGTATAAAGTCATTGCTCAAGTTGTTGGCGATGTTGACACTACACTCTCTGATACCTTAGCCGAGCTGAATGTGCGCATAACCAAAGAGGAAATGAAATCCAATATACGCCCACTCTTACGTCTTGTTTGCAATCGCTTTATGGGTGATTTCAATGGTTTTGTCGATATGTGTGTAGAGCACATTAGATCGCCACTGGATAATGCTAAACGTAAAGTGGATCACATCTATACAGGACCGAAAGAGGGGAACATTTACAAAGATATGATGGAATGCAATCAGAATGGCACATTAATGGTTCACAGCGCCAAAATGTACCCCACGGATGACTGCACCTTTTTCCAGGTAATGGCTCGTGTAATTTCGGGTACCTTGCATGCCGGTCAAGAAGTACGTGTTTTGGGTGAAAATTACACATTGCAAGATGAAGAAGATTCGCGTGTTCTACAAGTAGGCCGTCTATGGGTGTACGAAGCGCGTTATAAAGTAGAATTGAATCGTGTGCCGGCCGGTAATTGGGTTCTAATTGAGGGTATCGATCAATGTATAGTCAAAACGTCAACAATTGTGGACATAAATGCGCctgaagatttatttattttccgccCTTTGAAATTCAACACTCAGAGCATTATAAAAATCGCCGTAGAGCCGGTTAACCCTTCCGAATTACCCAAGATGTTGGATGGCTTGCGTAAAGCTAATAAATCCTATCCATTGCTATCGACACGTGTAGAAGAATCTGGTGAACATGTTATTTTGGGTACGGGCGAACTCTACTTGGACTGTGTTATGCACGATTTGCGAAAAATGTATTCCGAAATAGACATTAAAGTCGCCGATCCAGTGGTGGCATTCTGCGAAACCGTAGTAGAAACCAGTTCATTGAAATGTTTTGCGGAAACGCCAAATAAGAAGAATAAAATTACTATGATTTCTGAGCCGCTGGAGAAGGGACTGGCAGAAGACATTGAAAACGAAGTAGTCTCGATTAACTGGAATAAGAAGCGACTCGGCGAGTTCTTCCAAGTCAATTACGATTGGGATTTGCTCGCAGCGCGCTCTATTTGGGCATTCGGCCCGGATACAACcggaccaaatattttggtcgACGATACACTGCCTTCAGAAGTAGATAAGAACTTGCTGACTTCAGTGAAAGATTCGATAGTGCAAGGTTTCCAGTGGGGCACACGTGAGGGGCCACTATGTGAAGAACCTATACGTaatgtgaaatttaaaatattagatGCAGTAATAGCAGGTGAAGCACTGCATCGGGGTGGTGGACAAGTTATACCCACAGCTCGTCGTGTTGCATACTCGGCATTTCTTATGGCAACGCCGCGTTTGATGGAACCTTATTTGTTCGTAGAGGTGCAGGCGCCAGCCGATTGTGTATCGGCCGTGTACACGGTGCTAGCACGAAGAAG gggTCATGTGACACAGGATGCACCGGTTTCTGGTTCACCTTTATATACCATAAAAGCATTTATACCCGCCATCGATTCATTTGGCTTCGAGACCGATTtgcgtacacacacacaagGCCAAGCGTTCTGCTTGTCGGTGTTTCATCATTGGCAAATTGTGCCCGGCGATCCGTTGGATAAATCTATAGTAATAAGGCCACTGGAACCGCAGCAAGCATCTCATCTAGCGCGTGAATTTATGATTAAGACGAGACGTCGGAAGGGTTTGTCGGAGGATGTTTCTATTAACAAATTCTTCGACGATCCTATGTTGTTGGAATTAGCGCGGCAAGATGTTTTGCTCAATTATCCactataa
- the LOC128855414 gene encoding little elongation complex subunit 2 yields MAMAKYDARSVPGSFFYNQPPYTQFNKTFDDPFDALYQQLNEVHPVFMKAEHFQQGFEYQLLLDPRTGKEVERILYDYSSDEHQRNQIFRSVLPSNLTITDHALCLRLLKAWQEFSDVDEADVVYWNSLELTRTTEKIAFEKLVMEYCRTQKEVIYAPTKRLAALYKRLYAIKLEQLLMKYPENLALNTQAGIPHAQSYMGGRGRSVQIENVRLVTSEGWVPVLKEYAYDFLRLNLRLENFMDYYINSLEFKNDPKWKASEEFERLSNQFYIPFESLLFLLMAGKSPDLPTEVPLEIADNSEGSFKIITFEEPLPPRICGWYTHKMIVENAFEALVSTSEDTQWLHIENSAMKQQKRSGAPEIEAVRNSKNDFRAYEFNEYMQKVSTKREESIKTNFGVVQWNLNSTDEGQKNMDLQIFTRLKLAPATDISGSQLLSSHSLKLEYKPQFGAEIMTNYELLKEWLHIKLLSQCKGFTDHSLCLRVAVNDFSVQLNHKLKLAAIEEQLMKMYHIRMPQLLAGLADILQLLLNIPTGKYFLRFNPKYPDKLLLSAPSTEITPNTVFLHSLIKVDPSDFTFITNVQPLPISDILCTVVHEHHKIAPCAFKPTHQKNHTIPPKAYGILKSDEEYVQKRMKAKLELNMKKKKEFLRQDKIRRNQIKSKKAKRRTKLKKVEVVKSSELEKFINEF; encoded by the coding sequence ATGGCTATGGCCAAATATGACGCTAGGAGTGTTCCCGGATCGTTTTTTTACAATCAGCCGCCATATACacaattcaacaaaactttTGACGACCCTTTCGACGCGCTATACCAACAACTAAACGAGGTACATCCGGTTTTTATGAAAGCTGAGCACTTTCAACAAGGCTTTGAGTACCAATTATTATTGGATCCACGCACTGGAAAGGAGGTTGAACGAATTTTGTATGATTACTCATCTGATGAGCATCAAAGAAATCAGATTTTTCGTAGTGTTTTGCCTTCTAATTTAACTATAACGGATCACGCATTATGCCTGCGTCTCCTAAAAGCATGGCAAGAATTCAGCGATGTAGATGAGGCAGACGTGGTTTACTGGAATTCATTAGAACTGACGCgaacaacagaaaaaattgcGTTTGAAAAGCTTGTTATGGAATACTGCCGTACTCAAAAAGAAGTTATTTACGCACCAACCAAACGACTGGCCGCACTATATAAACGTTTGTATGCTATAAAATTGGAGCAATTACTAATGAAATACCCAGAAAACTTGGCATTAAACACACAGGCCGGTATCCCACATGCGCAGAGTTATATGGGTGGGCGTGGTAGAAGTGTGCAAATAGAAAATGTTCGTTTGGTTACAAGTGAAGGTTGGGTTCCAGTGCTGAAAGAATATGCTTACGACTTCCTACGACTAAATTTGCGCTTAGAAAATTTCATGGACTACTATATTAATAGCTTAGAGTTCAAAAACGATCctaaatggaaagcatctgaaGAATTCGAGCGCCTGTCGAATCAATTTTATATACCCTTTGAGTCACTGCTATTTTTGTTAATGGCTGGCAAATCTCCAGACTTACCAACGGAAGTGCCACTAGAAATTGCAGATAATAGCGAAggtagttttaaaattattactttCGAGGAACCTCTACCTCCACGGATATGTGGCTGGTATACACATAAAATGATAGTTGAAAATGCATTCGAAGCTTTAGTAAGCACCAGTGAAGATACCCAGTGGTTGCACATCGAAAACAGTGCGATGAAACAGCAGAAAAGGAGTGGAGCACCAGAAATTGAAGCTGTTCGTAATTCGAAAAACGATTTTCGAGCCTACGAATTTAACGAGTATATGCAAAAAGTTTCTACAAAACGTGAGGAAAGTATAAAAACCAATTTTGGTGTTGTTCAATGGAATCTTAATAGCACAGACGAGGGGCAGAAAAATATGGATCTTCAGATTTTTACGCGACTAAAGTTGGCACCCGCAACGGATATATCGGGTTCGCAATTACTGAGTAGTCATTCACTCAAATTAGAATATAAACCACAATTTGGCGCTGAAATAATGACAAATTATGAACTGCTCAAGGAATGGCTGCATATAAAACTTTTGAGTCAATGTAAAGGTTTTACTGATCACTCTTTGTGTCTTCGTGTGGCAGTGAATGACTTCAGCGTGCAGTTAAATCATAAGTTAAAGTTGGCCGCTATCGAGGAACAACTGATGAAGATGTATCATATACGAATGCCTCAATTACTCGCGGGGCTGGCAGATATCTTACAGCTGTTGTTGAATATACCCACAGGCAAATACTTCTTAAGATTCAATCCAAAATATCCAGATAAATTACTACTGTCGGCTCCATCAACTGAAATAACGCCAAACACCGTTTTCTTGCATTCTCTAATCAAGGTGGATCCGTCCGATTTTACATTTATAACGAACGTGCAGCCTTTGCCAATAAGTGATATATTGTGCACTGTAGTACATGAACACCACAAAATTGCGCCGTGTGCATTTAAACCAACTCAtcaaaaaaatcacactatacCACCCAAAGCCTATGGAATATTAAAAAGTGACGAGGAGTATGTACAGAAACGTATGAAGGCTAAATTGGAGTTGAACATGAAAAAGAAGAAGGAATTTCTTCGCCAAGATAAAATTCGAAGAAACCAAATAAAGTCAAAGAAAGCGAAGCGGCGAACGAAGCTCAAAAAAGTCGAAGTTGTTAAAAGCAGTGAACTGgaaaaatttatcaatgaattttaa